A region of Osmerus eperlanus chromosome 9, fOsmEpe2.1, whole genome shotgun sequence DNA encodes the following proteins:
- the brms1la gene encoding breast cancer metastasis-suppressor 1-like protein-A isoform X1, with protein MPVNSREKNKDSNHEEMEVDYPEQEGSSSDEDDSESTSVSEDGDSSEMDDEDCERRRMECLDEMTNLEKQFTDLKDHLYKERLSQVDAKLQEVMSGKASEYLDPLASLQENMQIRTKVAGIYRELCQESVKNKYECEIQAACQHWESEKLLLFDTVQSELEEKIRRLEEDRHSIDITSELWNDELQSRRSKKKDPFSPDKKKKPVAVSGPYIVYMLQDLDILEDWTAIRKPPLIRMRSSSTVPALRRGGCSTMENGMAVVRISALTKRMNTQPVPSSLPSTTTRCGSSAWMAANQSCISPSCRKANTLSSTPETRQQYTHAFRNTPRNSAKTDRRIIEPTREPPDESEGQVDGRPRPQFFSLGSTASPLPCLDLWDLEAP; from the exons ATGCCTGTAAATTCTCGAGAAAAGAACAAGGATAGTAACCacgaggagatggaggtggactATCCCGAGCAGGAAGGCAGCAGTTCGGACGAGGACGACTCGGAGAGCACGTCCGTGTCGGAGGATGGAGACAGTTCAG AGATGGATGATGAAGactgtgagagaaggagaatggAATGTCTCGACGAGATGACCAACTTGGAGAAACAGTTTACTGACCTGAAAGACCA TCTATACAAGGAGCGCCTGAGCCAGGTGGATGCCAAGCTGCAGGAGGTGATGTCAGGGAAGGCCTCTGAGTATCTCGACCCTCTGGCCAGCTTGCAGGAGAACATGCAGATCAGGACCAAAGTGGCAG GGATCTACAGGGAGCTCTGTCAGGAGTCTGTGAAGAACAAGTACGAGTGTGAGATCCAAGCAGCCTGCCAGCACTGGGAG AGTGAGAAGCTGCTGCTCTTTGACACAGTTCAGAGTGAGCTTGAGGAGAAGATCaggcgcctggaggaagacAGGCACAGCATAGACATCACCTCAGAGCTCTGGAACGACGAGCTGCAGTCTCGGAGGAGCAAAAAGAAGGATCCCTTTAGTccagacaagaagaagaagcctgTGGCGGTGTCTG GACCATATATCGTCTATATGCTGCAGGACTTGGACATCCTGGAGGACTGGACAGCCatcagaaag CCCCCACTAATAAGAATGAGAAGCTCCAGCACAGTGCCCGCTCTGAGGAGGGGCGGTTGTTCTACGATGGAGAATGGTATGGCCGTGGTCAGAATATCTGCATTGACAAAAAGGATGAATACCCAACCAG TGCCATCATCACTACCATCAACCACGACGAGGTGTGGTTCAAGCGCCTGGATGGCAGCAAATCAAAGCTGTATATCTCCCAGCTGCAGAAAGGCAAATACACTATCAAGCACTCCTGAAACACGCCAGcagtacacacacgcattccgGAACACTCCACGGAACTCTGCTAAAACCGACAGACGCATCATAGAACCCACACGTGAACCCCCTGATGAATCAGAAGGACAGGTTGATGGGAGGCCCAGACCACAGTTCTTCTCCCTGGGAAGCAcagcttctcctctcccctgtctggatCTTTGGGACCTGGAGGCACCATGA
- the brms1la gene encoding breast cancer metastasis-suppressor 1-like protein-A isoform X2, producing MPVNSREKNKDSNHEEMEVDYPEQEGSSSDEDDSESTSVSEDGDSSEMDDEDCERRRMECLDEMTNLEKQFTDLKDHLYKERLSQVDAKLQEVMSGKASEYLDPLASLQENMQIRTKVAGIYRELCQESVKNKYECEIQAACQHWESEKLLLFDTVQSELEEKIRRLEEDRHSIDITSELWNDELQSRRSKKKDPFSPDKKKKPVAVSGPYIVYMLQDLDILEDWTAIRKAVATLGPHRGKEAPTNKNEKLQHSARSEEGRLFYDGEWYGRGQNICIDKKDEYPTSAIITTINHDEVWFKRLDGSKSKLYISQLQKGKYTIKHS from the exons ATGCCTGTAAATTCTCGAGAAAAGAACAAGGATAGTAACCacgaggagatggaggtggactATCCCGAGCAGGAAGGCAGCAGTTCGGACGAGGACGACTCGGAGAGCACGTCCGTGTCGGAGGATGGAGACAGTTCAG AGATGGATGATGAAGactgtgagagaaggagaatggAATGTCTCGACGAGATGACCAACTTGGAGAAACAGTTTACTGACCTGAAAGACCA TCTATACAAGGAGCGCCTGAGCCAGGTGGATGCCAAGCTGCAGGAGGTGATGTCAGGGAAGGCCTCTGAGTATCTCGACCCTCTGGCCAGCTTGCAGGAGAACATGCAGATCAGGACCAAAGTGGCAG GGATCTACAGGGAGCTCTGTCAGGAGTCTGTGAAGAACAAGTACGAGTGTGAGATCCAAGCAGCCTGCCAGCACTGGGAG AGTGAGAAGCTGCTGCTCTTTGACACAGTTCAGAGTGAGCTTGAGGAGAAGATCaggcgcctggaggaagacAGGCACAGCATAGACATCACCTCAGAGCTCTGGAACGACGAGCTGCAGTCTCGGAGGAGCAAAAAGAAGGATCCCTTTAGTccagacaagaagaagaagcctgTGGCGGTGTCTG GACCATATATCGTCTATATGCTGCAGGACTTGGACATCCTGGAGGACTGGACAGCCatcagaaag gCAGTGGCAACTCTGGGTCCTCACAGAGGTAAAGAAG CCCCCACTAATAAGAATGAGAAGCTCCAGCACAGTGCCCGCTCTGAGGAGGGGCGGTTGTTCTACGATGGAGAATGGTATGGCCGTGGTCAGAATATCTGCATTGACAAAAAGGATGAATACCCAACCAG TGCCATCATCACTACCATCAACCACGACGAGGTGTGGTTCAAGCGCCTGGATGGCAGCAAATCAAAGCTGTATATCTCCCAGCTGCAGAAAGGCAAATACACTATCAAGCACTCCTGA
- the calm1a gene encoding calmodulin-1a encodes MADQLTEEQIAEFKEAFSLFDKDGDGTITTKELGTVMRSLGQNPTEAELQDMINEVDADGNGTIDFPEFLTMMARKMKDTDSEEEIREAFRVFDKDGNGYISAAELRHVMTNLGEKLTDEEVDEMIREADIDGDGQVNYEEFVQMMTAK; translated from the exons ATG gcGGACCAGCTCACAGAGGAACAGATCGCTG AGTTCAAGGAGGCGTTCTCCCTGTTCGACAAGGACGGAGACGGCACCATCACCACCAAGGAGCTGGGCACAGTCATGAGGTCACTGGGTCAGAACCCCACAGAGGCCGAGCTGCAGGACATGATCAACGAGGTGGACGCCGAcg GCAACGGGACCATTGACTTCCCAGAGTTCCTGACGATGATGGCGAGGAAGATGAAGGACACGGACAGTGAGGAGGAGATCCGAGAGGCCTTCAGGGTATTCGACAAG GATGGTAACGGCTACATCAGCGCAGCCGAGCTGCGTCACGTGATGACGAACCTGGGGGAGAAGCTGACAGACGAGGAGGTGGACGAGATGATCAGAGAAGCCGACATCGACGGAGACGGACAGGTCAACTACGAAG AGTTTGTACAAATGATGACAGCCAAATGA
- the ttc7b gene encoding LOW QUALITY PROTEIN: tetratricopeptide repeat protein 7B (The sequence of the model RefSeq protein was modified relative to this genomic sequence to represent the inferred CDS: inserted 1 base in 1 codon), with the protein MTARKSGSRLDTEIERCRSEGLWDKIPELVRQLSAKLISNDDMGELLLGEAKLQQYLKENPLKQGASPRGQRSRLVEVRKHLTAALDRGNLKPEYIQEASLLMAKLNYVEGDYSEAINQYSKVTLEDMQLVGCPVYRLSIIAEAYATKGLCLEKVPASSPSMSNRNVDRDQEIIVCYEKSGDIALLYLQEVEKALSAGMQNRSPKPGPVAQEQELGFFLETGLQRAHVIHFKNGVPLSEDKYNLTRGVGRFREILRAVETRTTQNLRTTIARQLAEILLXRMCEQSYWSPLEDPPHQSPLDDPLRQGSSHPKDYALSRRPRIYSGENLFCPQENTEEALLLLLISESMANRDAVLSRIPEHNNDRIISLQSASVVYDLLTIALGRRGQYEMLSECLERAMKFAFEEFHLWYQLALSLMAAGKSARAVKVLKECIRLKPDDPTIPLLAVKLCIGTLHWLEDGEHFAKMVVEMGDKASEFRAKGFLAIGLVYSLKATDASLRGMQEDYQRKALGSFQRAQSLSPTDHLAAFYLALQLAVSRQIPEALGYVRQALQLQGDDVHSLHLLALLLSAQKHYHDALNIMEMALSEYPENFILLFTKVKLETLCRGPEDALLTCKHMLQIWKSCYNLTNPSDSGRGSSLLDRAIADRRQLNAMTLPDFSDPETGSIHATSIAASRVEQALSEVASSLQSNAPKQGPLHPWMTLAQIWLHAAEVYIGMAKPAEATACTQEAANLFPMSHNVMYMRGQVAELKGNTEEAKRWYEEALSISPTHVKTMQRLGSILHQLQRYSLAEKILRDAVQVNSTAHDVWNGLGEVLQAQGNHSAATECFLTALELEASSPILPFTIIPRVL; encoded by the exons ATGACAGCGAGGAAGTCTGGGTCACGACTCGACACAGAAATAGAACGATGCCGCTCTGAAGGGCTATGGGACAAAATACCGGAGTTGGTACGGCAGCTCTCCGCCAAGCTCATATCCAACG atgaCATGGGGGAGCTGCTTCTGGGGGAGGCTAAGCTACAGCAGTATCTGAAAGAGAACCCCCTGAAGCAGGGTGCCAGCCcccggggtcagaggtcacggtTAGTGGAGGTCCGCAAACACCTGACTGCTGCCCTTGACCGTGGCAACCTCAAG CCGGAGTACATACAGGAGGCCAGTTTGCTGATGGCTAAACTGAACTATGTGGAAGGAGACTACAGTGAGGCCATTAATCAATACAGCAAGGTCACTCTGGAAGACATGCAGCTGGTGGGATGTCCTGTCTACCGCCTGTCTATCATCGCTGAGGCCTACGCTACCAAAG GTCTTTGTCTGGAGAAGGTTCCAGCATCCTCTCCGTCTATGTCCAATCGGAATGTGGACCGAGACCAGGAAATCATCGTCTGCTATGAGAAGTCGGGGGATATCGCCCTGCTGTACTTGCAGGAAGTAGaaaag gcCCTGAGTGCAGGCATGCAGAACCGCAGCCCCAAGCCTGGTCCGGTGGCACAGGAACAGGAACTGGGCTTCTTCCTGGAGACGGGACTACAAAGGGCGCACGTCATCCATTTCAAAAACGG GGTGCCTCTGTCTGAGGACAAATA CAACCTCACCAGGGGTGTGGGCCGCTTCCGGGAGATTCTACGTGCGGTGGAGACCAGGACCACCCAGAACTTACGCACG accatAGCCAGACAGCTGGCTGAGATCCTGC AGAGAATGTGTGAGCAGAGTTACTGGAGCCCTCTGGAAGACCCGCCCCACCAATCTCCACTGGACGACCCGCTACGTCAAGGTTCCTCCCACCCTAAGGACTACGCCCTCAGTCGACGACCACGAATCTACTCCGGAGAGaa tctgttttgccctcaggagaacacagaggaagCCTTGCTGCTGCTACTCATCAGTGAGTCCATG gccaacAGAGACGCCGTGCTCAGCAGGATCCCAGAGCACAACAACGATCGCATCATCAGCCTCCAGAGCGCCTCTGTGGTTTACGACCTACTCACCATCGCACTGGGACGGCGAGGCCAGTACGAGATGCTGTCagag TGTTTAGAGAGAGCTATGAAGTTTGCCTTTGAGGAGTTCCACCTGTGGTACCAGCTGGCACTCTCTCTAATGGCTGCTGGAaag tctgcACGAGCGGTGAAGGTCCTAAAGGAGTGTATTCGTCTGAAGCCAGATGACCCAACCATCCCTCTACTGGCTGTCAAGCTGTGTATTGGAACTCTACACTGG ttGGAGGACGGAGAGCATTTTGCTAAGATGGTGGTGGAGATGGGGGACAAGGCGTCAGAGTTTAGGGCTAAAGGCTTCCTGGCCATCGGCTTGGTTTACAGCCTCAAAGCCACTGACG catCATTGAGGGGGATGCAGGAGGACTACCAGAGGAAAGCTCTAGGTTCGTTCCAGAG GGCTCAGAGCCTGTCCCCCACTGACCACCTGGCTGCCTTCTACCTCGCTCTGCAGCTGGCTGTTTCCAGACag atcccaGAGGCTCTGGGCTATGTCCGCCAGGCACTTCAGCTGCAGGGGGATGATGtccactccctccacctcctagccctcctcctctctgcccagaaACACTACCACGACGCCCTCAACATCATGGAGATGGCTCTCAGCGAGTACCCGGAGAACTTTAT TCTGCTGTTCACCAAGGTCAAGCTGGAGACGTTGTGCCGGGGCCCTGAGGATGCTCTGCTCACCTGTAAACACATGCTGCAGATCTGGAAGTCCTGCTACAACCTCACCAaccccag TGATTCAGGTCGGGGAAGCAGTCTGTTGGACAGAGCCATAGCAGACAGGAGACAACTCAACGCCATGACCCTGCCGGACTTCAGTGACCCAGAGACAG GCTCCATCCACGCCACGTCCATAGCGGCCTCCAGGGTGGAGCAGGCCCTGTCAGAGGTGGCCTCCTCTCTGCAGAGCAACGCCCCCAAACAGGGACCCCTGCACCCTTGGATGACCCTGGCTCAGATATGGCTGCACGCAG CGGAGGTGTACATTGGCATGGCCAAGCCGGCGGAGGCGACGGCGTGCACCCAGGAGGCTGCCAACCTGTTCCCCATGTCCCACAACGTCATGTACATGAGGGGGCAGGTGGCCGAGCTGAAGGGGAACACGGAGGAGGCCAAGCGCTGGTACGAGGAGGCGCTCTCCATCAGCCCCACCCACGTCAAGACCATGCAGAGGCTG GGCTCGATCCTGCACCAGCTGCAGAGGTACAGCCTGGCGGAGAAGATCCTGCGTGACGCCGTTCAGGTCAACTCCACGGCCCACGACGTGTGGAACGGCCTGGGGGAGGTGCTCCAGGCGCAGGGCAACCACTCCGCCGCCACCGAGTGCTTCCTGACCGCTCTGGAGCTGGAGGCCAGCTCCCCCATACTGCCCTTCACCATCATACCTAGAGTCctctga